The nucleotide sequence GGGTCTGTGCGGGGGTGCCCTGCCTACCTGTGCCACGGGTGCCAGGCTGGTGGCAGAAGTCACGCAGTACTCCTCAGAGGCACCACCTCTCCCCCCCGCGCTGCCTGAGCATCCCCCTCCGGGCTCTCCCCTGCAGCCACAGGAGCCGTATGCCTTCAGCCCGGCTGCCCAGGTTGCCATGAGGGATGCCCTCCGCCTCCGCTactccctcctgcctttcctctaCACCCTCTTCCACCGGGCTCACTCTGCTGGAGAGACGGTGGCCCGGCCCCTCTTCCTCGAGTGAGTGCTGGGCAAACTGGGCCTGCCGTGTGCTCGTCCCCGGTGGGAGGTGGGCGTGGGGCCTCCTGCAAGCTGCGAGGGGCCCCAGGTGGAGCTAGGGGGATGCTCAGTCCCACACAAGTGCACTCTGAGCTTACCCTTGCTATCACTGCTCCCCACTTCCCTCCACAGGTTCCCCAAGGACCCCAACACCTGGACTGTGGACCGGCAGCTCctgtggggtggggggctgcTCATCACACCTGTGCTGGAGCCAGGAGTCACCAAAGTCAGCGGCTACTTCCCAGCAGGGACGTGGTACAGCCTCATGGGGGTGGGTGCACCCCTGCCgtgctgcagagctcctggggggcTGCGTGGGGTCTTCATGGTGGGACCCTGCATGTGTCCCTGTGCTCCACCACAGGGACCAGCCTGTCAGGGCTGTGCTCAGCCCTTGTGCCTCCCCTGCCCTTGCTCTTGGCTGTTTGAGGGTCACGGCACTGGCCTGGGACCCCCTTGGGCACATGGCCCCCTACAtctgctcttttctctttttgttgtaCTTTAGGACTCCACCATCCACAGCAAAGGGCAGTGGATCCTCCTGTCAGCCCCCCTGGACACCATTAACGTCCATGTCCGTGCTGGGCACATCCTGCCCCTGCAGGTGAGTCCCCTCCATGCCGTGGTGACCTGCCTGGCCAGCCCCTGCCCACGCATGGGTCGGGGACAAGCAGGGCAACATGGGCAAGCTGGACATCACCCAACCAGCCATGAGCCTGAGcacccagctgggctgggagaaggggctccagcagcaccagagctgtACCCAATCCCTCACCTCAGGAGCCTGCGTTCAGCACTGCTGAGTCCCGCCAGAGGGGCATGGCCCTGGTGGTGGCACTGACACCGGATGGCTTCGCCAGGGGGGAACTGTTCTGGGATGATGGGGAGAGCTGGCAGACCTTTGAGAATGGGGACTACACCGAGGTCCTCTTCCTGGCCAGCCAGGTGAGTGAGCAGGGAATGGTGCTGGTGGGGGGTATCTGGACATGGGGGTTTGCAGCCATGTGCAGGTCCTGGTGGTCCTGGGGCATGCATGGCTGTGGGATGGATGGTCACATCAGGAGTCCCCGTGTGTGCGTGGAGTGTCTGGGACCCAGAAGCACAGGGTGACAGCCCCCCTGTCTCCACAGGGCACCGTGCTCAGCCAGCTCCTGCGGGCAAGCACCCACCTGGATGGGATCCTGCTGGAGGCTGTGACCGTGCTGGGTGTCACCAGCCCTCCCCGGCAAGTCCTGGCCAACGGTGCCATCGTGGGTGACTTCTCCTACCGCAGTGACACCCAGGTAAGTGCTTGGCCCCCTGTGGGAGGGGGCAGTAGTATTGGAAGTTGCCGGGAAGAATTTGGGGCTCAGCCAAGGCGCTGGCAGGGGCTGGCCCCAGCAATGGCATGGCACCTGCTTTACTGGCACCAAGGAGTGTAGAGGGCTGCTCAGCATGGGCTGAATCACTGCACTGAGGCTGGGGCAGGATTAGGTTGTGCAAGGGGGTGAGAATGGGGAGCTGGAGGATGGAAAGGATGTGTGGTGATGTGTGTAGGTCAAGAAGCAGTGGCATGGCTCTTCTCCTGGGGCTGTCTACTGTGGGTTCCCTTCCTGGGGGGGTCTGTGGGagtgtggctgtgctgggctgtggctCTGTGCACCCCAGGGGGGCAGGACACCCCATCCTGGCTGCTTCTTGCTGTGCTGACCCTTCCATCTCGCCCTCAGGTGCTGCAAGTCCCTGTGTCACTGCCAATGTGGGAGCAGTTTGTGATCTCTTGGTCTTGAGCCTGTGCTGCTTGGTGGGGGGAGGCAGtgctgctccctccagctctggggctgaatccatcccagcccccatagaacaggagctgctgctgctcatcccACCCCCTGCAGCTCCCGGGCTTTGGCTTCCCTTCATGCCAGTGTGAGTTAGCTGGAGATCAGAGCACTGGACTTGCATCAGGGGGTGGCTGCAcaacccccagggatggggaaaccTTCATCTCCTCCAGGATAAAAAGGATCCAAAGTGCCTTGAGAGACAGCAAACCTGTTAATGTGACAGACCAGTGACCTCTGGAGGGACTGTGGGGAGTCCCTGGCTGTGGttttgggggagaggggagcagtGCTGTGAATACAGTCTGTGCTTGCTGGGAGCAGGTTGTGTCTGTGCcgctctctgcagctccctgccctgaAACATGCTGCTGGGCCCtgcctcagcctttcctccccagGACCACCTGCACCCCTTCAGGATTCACTCCatttcccccacccccttccccagcccctgtTGTGCTGTGGAGCCTCTTGTCCCCTCTGTCCTGGGTTCCCAGTGTCACCCAGGGATACGGGACTGGCCCAGCTGGCATCCTACTCCAATGTCGGAGCCTCAGGGGCACGTCCCATGGCAGTGGGGGacaccaggcagagctggggctcaCAACTCATTGTACAGTGGCTGGCACTGGGGGCTCAGTTTCTCCTCCAGGACAGCATCGGGGGCACAGACCCAGGGGTCACCCGTGTCCCACTGCCACTTCAAGAGCTGCGAGCGAAGCAGCTGGAAAACGGTGGCGTAGCGGGGGTCGTGGGCCAGGTTCTGGCTCTCAGTGGGGTCATGGCTGCAGTCAAAGAGCTCCCAGCGGTCCCTGTAGTAGTACTGGTGCAGGGTCTTGTTCCAGTGGGTTGGCTGCCCGGCCCTGGTGCGGTTGAGCAGGTCTTGGAACGTGGGTGAGATGTAGAAGTCCTGGTCGATGGGAAAGGGCATCTTGTAGTTGAGGTTGTGAATGAGGCGGAACTGCTGGTGCTGGATGGCTCGCATGGGGTAGTACATGGTCACCTCGTGGTGGCTCTGGCTGCTGAAGGCAGtggcccagggctgctctgactccagtgctggcaggagagaCTTCCCAGTGAGCTGAACCTGCTTTTTGCCAAAGATGCTGTAATGAGGGTAGGGGATGGAGAACCAGTCCAAAATGGTTGGTGTCAGATCTGGagtggaagagaagagggagaagaagggcTGGTGTCCATAGGAGGAAACACAACCAAGCGGGGCAGAAAGGTCCCTAGGGTCTGCTGCAGCAGGTCATCCTGGggtgagctgcagagctgagccccaAGATGATGTCCCTGCAGGGGACCCTGCTGCTCCATTGTCCCTCCTCTCCATTCCCAGGGCTGGCAGTGGCAATGCTGAGGGCTGCAGCCCGTCCTCCAGGACAGGACCCTGGGTTTTAGCATGGGGAGGATGGGGGGAATTCTGCACGCCTCTTCTCCCACTTGGAGACACAAGCTCCTACCCAGCAGGGTGGTGAAGGCCTGGGTGGCCTGTCCCCAGCGTGCAGTGTGCTCGGGGGAGGAGATCAGCAGTGGCTCAGCGGTGCCCGAGCGGTAGAGGTTGGTCCTGCCGCTGGGGAAGGGGATGCCATTGTCAGAGGTGTAGATCACCAGGGTGCTGTTGTGGAAGCCAGCCTGatgcagctcctccaggaccAGCCCGATCCCTGCAGATggaggggcagagctgagggggggcaggagggactGCAGGGCTCACTGGCACCAGCCTGGCCCCCACAGCTCCTACCTTGGTCCATGCGCCCGATGGTTGTGTACTGGGCTGCCAGGTCTGCCCGGGCAGCTGGTGTGTCTGGAACAAAGGGGGGGACCTACAGAGAGAACAGGAAAGTGGCATGTGGCAGCCACAGGAAGGAAACTGTGGGTACACCAGGGATGGCCTTCATCAGCTCTCACCCATAATGCTGATGGCAGTGACCAAGGTGGGCTCCAGTGGAGGATGCTGTCACCTGCAGCCTCCCTATGGCCCTGCACAGCCCATATAGCCCCCCACAGTCCCCCACCTGCACTTCCTCTGGGTGGTAGAGCTGTGGCTTCCAGTCAGGGATCCAGCCCATGCCACTCTCTCCATTGCCAAATTTCTCACAAAAAGTCCCATATTGGGGCTGGGAGTGTCCGCAGCGGTGGGGGTCGTGGAAAGCGACATAGAGGAAGAAAGGCCTAGAGATGGAGAAGGTGGAGGTGGTGTAGCAAAGGATTACTCATGTCCCCTGAGACCTTTCCTGGGCTGTGCAGGTGTGAGCTGAGGTCAGCAGGAGGACTCCTACCTAATCTGGGCTTCTGGAGGCCCAGAGACAAGGGGTCCCTTCCTATTTTTGACCAAATGGAACAAGGAAACATGTCTTCCTGAAGCCCCCTCTCCTTTCTGTGCCCCCTCACAGCCTGTTCCGGGGGTTCAGGGTCTTTCTCACCTTTcatcctggctctgcaggaacTGCCTGACGAGCTCTTTGATCCGGGTGATGTTTCTCCCAACCTGCATGACCGAACTGTTCTCCTCTGTGTAGGCAAAGTCGAAGGGGTAGACAGCCTCAGGCCCAACGTGCTTCTTCCCAATTATCCCTGCAACAAGACAGACCAGCCGTGTGCCAGGAGCAGCGGGGGGTAGGACACTGGGTCCAGCCAGTGCTCTCTAGCTCACAGGCAAGGTCAGCAGCCAAACTCTCTCTCCTGATGGGGTTCAGTCGCGGGAGGGGAgttcccagccctggctccctACCTGTCCGGATGTGCGCTCGGCTGAGCAGCCGGGGCAGGCTCCGCACGCTGTCGAAGGAGTTGAAGTGATGCACGTCCTGGTGCAGACCGTACATCCCATTCTGGTGCTGCAGGCCAGGGAACACGGCAGTGTCAGCCGGTGCCTGCCAGCTTGGCCCTGGAACAAGCACGGCCGAGCACCTGGGGGCGAGGGGGGGGCGGCTGcaaggctgagcagcagcctgggatgtGGGTCCggggggcaggggagagagagggacagGGGACATGGGGGGTTGCCAGGTCCTGTCACCATGCTGCAAGGATGCCACAGTCAACCCCGATtgctcccccccctcccccccccgtGGACTGGCAGCCCCCACCCTGGCGTGTGCCCCCACCTGGGGTAAGCCGGTGAGGATGCTGGCCCGGcttggggagcagctgctgacGGAGGTGAAGGCGTTCTGGAAGAGCAGGCTGCGGCGGGCCAGCGCGTCCAGGTTGGGTGTCCGGATGGCCGAGTTGTTGTAGGCGCCGCTCTCAAAGCCACCGTCGTCTGCTGCAGCGGGAGGGGTGCGGGCTGAGCCCTACAGCACCGGGCCGGACCCCCGGCGTGTCCCCAGCCTGGTGCAGAACACTAATGACACCAGGAGCATCGATGGGCTGGGGGATGACCCGGGCTGGGGCCGGTGCTGCGGTGCCGGTCGCAGCAGAGGGGATGCAGCAAGACTCCCGGGGACAGTCCCGGTGCAGGGGTACCCCATCGCAGGGCTGGTCCCCGGTTCGGGGGCGACGGGCGCGGGACCAAGACCGGTTCCGGGACTCAGCGGGGCTGGCGGCCGCACTCACCCAGAATCAGCAGCACATTGCGGTTCCGGGCCGCGGCCTCTCCGGTCCGGAGAGcgcccagcagcagcaacagcaccCAGGTTCGCATGGCAGCGACACCGCCAATGGCACCATCAACGACCCGGGCTGGGCGGCGGCTGAGCTCGGCGACTGCTCCGGCCGCCCCGGCTCCTCCTCTGCCCCGGTCACATGAGGCGGCCCCGGCGCTCAGATCCGGCCCGGGCGGAGCCGTCGGTTGCGTGGCTGGGAGCGGGGGTGCGGGTTCACCGCGGCGGTTCCAGCTTCGACCCGACCGAGCTGACCCCCGGCGCCACGGGTGCCCGAAGCGCTCCGCCCGGTGACAGCCCCGGGAGCTCCGTACCCCGCGGAGTGCCAGGACCGGCACCGAGGGGACGCCAGCCCGGCCATGCCGGGTGCCCGGGACTGCGGGCGGAGCTGCCGGTGCCCGGAGGTCCGGCGGAGGCTGCCGGTCCTGCGCTGGCTCCCGCGCTATTCCCTGGCCTGGCTGCAGCTCGACCTGATGGCCGGCCTGGTCGTGGGGCTCACCGTCGTGCCGCAGGCCCTGGCATACGCCGAGGTGGCCGGGCTGCCTCCACAGGTGGGTGACGGTGCCCTGCGGCCGGGGACACCGGCGGCCTGAACGAGCGGCTGGTGCTGGGCAGTCGCCCATTTTCGGGGGCAGAATGCCACAGAGGCCGTGAGTTGGGGGGACTCGAGTGCAGCCCAGCTCTCTTCACCCTGGAGCAGCTTAGCATCCCCCGGCTCCCAGCCTTGTGCCGCTGCTCCTTTTGTCCCCATGCAGTACGGTCTCTACTCTTCCTTCATGGGCTGCTTTGTCTACTGCTTCCTGGGCACTGCCAAGGACGTGACTCTGGGTCCCACAGCCATCATGTCACTGCTTGTCTCCTCCTATACCTTCCATGAGCCTGTCTATGCCGTCCTGCTCACCTTCCTTTCCGGCTGCATCCAGCTGGCCATGGGGCTCCTGCACCTCGGTGAGAAGCTGTTGCCATTTCTTGTTGTGTTTTTAGGATATCGCTGTAAATCCTGTGGTTGTCCCCCTCACCCCGTCCTCTGTGCTCTCCCAGGCACTGGGATTGTCCTGCTAATGCTTGTGGCAGCTCTGTGTGCACACAGACACCCTGTGCTTCCCATCGGGCACAACAGGGTGCTTACTGCTACCCATCTCCTGCAGGTGTCCTTCTGGACTTCATTTCTTGCCCAGTTATTAAAGGGTTTACATCGGCTGCATCTATCACCATTAGCTTCAACCAGGTCAAGGTATGGGGTCCTGCTGTGCACCAGATGCCTTGCCTGATCCCTGCTGGAGCTGAGATGTTTAGTACTGGGCTGGGTGATGTGCTCAGTGTGAGAGGAAGGAGCCCCAGAGCACCCATGCACCCCCCCAATAGTTGTAGTAGGCCCCAGGGTGCTCTGTTCTGAGCAGACTGAGCTGAACACACCCACTGCCTGCGAGCAGCTTGTGGCATTCAGGGCAGCAGTCAAACAGGACATTTGATTTGGACCCTTGTGGGAGGTGCTGGGTGATTCTCTCAACACggtggggctgcagctctgccagtcCCTCTCTGGCCTCTTGGGAACCTGTGGCCCTCCAGCTCTTGTGGAACTGCAGTGCTTCCTTTGTGGTTAACCAAAATCAGAGGCTCTGGGAGGTGGTGTCAGGTTGGGTGAGGAACCAGCGGGATGGTGTTGGCTAATGGCTGTGGTCAGGGTGCTGGGcccttgctgctgtttctggcAGGGAcaacagagctggggctgcaaaCTGAACTCCTGAGGGCTTTGTCTTCCTGCACAGAAcatcctggggctgcaggggatcCCTCGGCAGTTTTTCCTGCAGGTGTATGAAACGCTGCGGAGGATCAGGGAGACCAGGTCAGCACCATCCCTGTGCATGCACTGCTCTGATCCCTGCAGCTGTGGGGGCTCAGGCTCTGCTGCTTCACTCCCCATCTCTTTGGTCACACCTTGGACCGATTTCGTGGTCCCTCCCCGCTGCTGTGACACAAGTACTTGTTCCCAGCCATTTCCATTTGAGCAGGAAACATGAAGATAAGGAAGCACACAGACTGTCAAGCTGCtaaaggggaggggagggaaagggcaTGCCTCTCTTCTCTGCTCCTATTTAGGTACACCAGGGGGTTGCCAGCCCACAGGTACACCCTGGAGACTGACTTTGCCCTAAGTCCTCCTCCAGTTTTTGACAACCAAGAGGGAGGTCAGGTAGCCCTGTGCTCCCCTGCCTACTTCTGTTAGGTGCACAGGTTTGGTGCTGCAGTCTGGAGTTCACACACAGTGATGCGTGGCTGGACTGTGAGGGGCAGCAGCACGAGGGGGGGGAGGCTCATACCACTGCACGGAACCTTCTGTTGCAGGGGACCTCCTTCCCTCTTTATAAAGAATCCACAAACCCTTTAGCATCACACCACTGACTTGGGGACACCCCTTCCTCCCTCGTCCCCGCCAGCCACCACGCCTGCCTGGGCACACCATTGGGCGAGCAATACCTGTGCCCTGCAGGGTGTTTGTGCTGGCACTGATGTGCCTgttgcagggctggggatgctgtCCTGGGGCTGTCCTGCCTGGCTGCACTGGCGGGGCTCCGGGCCATGAAGAGTCACTTGCCCCGAGCTGCCTCTGCTGACCCACTGGCTGCCCGGGTAAGCTACATGATCGTCTGGACCACTGCCACAGGTGCGTTGGCCAtcccctgccctctcccctctcccctcttgTGGTTGTCCTTCCAGGGATCTTGTCTCTTCAGGACAGGGAAGAGACAGCCTGAACCTGGTGAAGCCCAGGTCGGCAGAAGCTGAAACCTGGAGGTGTGGAGGACAAAGTCCCCAGGATAGTCCTGCTGTTGTGCATGTCCCTTCCTAAGGCTTGAAAGAGCCTCGGCAGCCTGTGTACCCACCTCCTGCCAGTCCTCCCACCACCCTGGGCTCTGTGCAGGTTTTCATGGTTGCTCTCTCCCTGCAGCACGCAATGCCCTGGTGGTCCTGTTTGCTGGCCTGGTTGCTTACTCCTTCCAGGTGATGGGCTCCCAGCCTCTGACGCTCACGGGCAGTGTCCCCCAGGGCCTCCCCCCATTCCGGCTGCCCCGCTTCTCCCTGGCTGCACCCAACGGCACCATCCCCTTTGAGACCATGGTGGAGGTGGGTGCCAGGCTGGGTGGTGGGTGATAGGCTCCCCGTGGGCTGCCGTGTCCCCGTGCTGTGGGGTGACCTTTGTCCCTTGGTGGCAGCACTGACCCTGTCCCTTGCTCCTAGGACATGGGGGTCGGGCTGGCCATGGTCCCACTCATGGGTCTGCTGGAGACTGTTGTGATTGCCAAAGCTTTTGGTATGGCCGTGCCCTCAGGGTGGGCTTCAGGGGGCTTGGGTTGCTGGGGATGTTGCTGTTCCCATGGGGGCAGTGGGAAGGACTGGGCTGCCTGGTTCATAGTGTGAGCTGGGTGGTCCCACCAGGTGCTGccaacccctccctggccaGGCAGATG is from Calypte anna isolate BGI_N300 chromosome 18, bCalAnn1_v1.p, whole genome shotgun sequence and encodes:
- the SGSH gene encoding N-sulphoglucosamine sulphohydrolase, producing the protein MRTWVLLLLLGALRTGEAAARNRNVLLILADDGGFESGAYNNSAIRTPNLDALARRSLLFQNAFTSVSSCSPSRASILTGLPQHQNGMYGLHQDVHHFNSFDSVRSLPRLLSRAHIRTGIIGKKHVGPEAVYPFDFAYTEENSSVMQVGRNITRIKELVRQFLQSQDERPFFLYVAFHDPHRCGHSQPQYGTFCEKFGNGESGMGWIPDWKPQLYHPEEVQVPPFVPDTPAARADLAAQYTTIGRMDQGIGLVLEELHQAGFHNSTLVIYTSDNGIPFPSGRTNLYRSGTAEPLLISSPEHTARWGQATQAFTTLLDLTPTILDWFSIPYPHYSIFGKKQVQLTGKSLLPALESEQPWATAFSSQSHHEVTMYYPMRAIQHQQFRLIHNLNYKMPFPIDQDFYISPTFQDLLNRTRAGQPTHWNKTLHQYYYRDRWELFDCSHDPTESQNLAHDPRYATVFQLLRSQLLKWQWDTGDPWVCAPDAVLEEKLSPQCQPLYNEL
- the SLC26A11 gene encoding sodium-independent sulfate anion transporter isoform X2, which codes for MRRPRRSDPARAEPSVAWLGAGVRVHRGGSSFDPTELTPGATGARSAPPGDSPGSSVPRGVPGPAPRGRQPGHAGCPGLRAELPVPGGPAEAAGPALAPALFPGLAAARPDGRPGRGAHRRAAGPGIRRGGRAASTGVLLDFISCPVIKGFTSAASITISFNQVKNILGLQGIPRQFFLQVYETLRRIRETRAGDAVLGLSCLAALAGLRAMKSHLPRAASADPLAARVSYMIVWTTATARNALVVLFAGLVAYSFQVMGSQPLTLTGSVPQGLPPFRLPRFSLAAPNGTIPFETMVEDMGVGLAMVPLMGLLETVVIAKAFASQNNYRIDPNQELLAMGFANILGSFVSSYPITGSFGRTAVNAQSGVCTPAGGLVTGALVLLSLAYLTSLFYYIPKAALAAVIISAVVPMFDAGIFRTLWRVKRLDLVPLCVTFLLCFWEVQYGILAGMLVSGILLLYSIARPSIKVSEGDVLLVQPGSSLHFPAIRCLQDIICSHALAAPSPPRSIILDCCHISSIDYTVVVGLAELLQDLHNHGLSLIFCSLQDPVLQVLLSADLEGFQHFSRREEAGWSSGTGGWQGSPLHQQQPELSAAHRIYPVS
- the SLC26A11 gene encoding sodium-independent sulfate anion transporter isoform X1, yielding MRRPRRSDPARAEPSVAWLGAGVRVHRGGSSFDPTELTPGATGARSAPPGDSPGSSVPRGVPGPAPRGRQPGHAGCPGLRAELPVPGGPAEAAGPALAPALFPGLAAARPDGRPGRGAHRRAAGPGIRRGGRAASTGVLLDFISCPVIKGFTSAASITISFNQVKNILGLQGIPRQFFLQVYETLRRIRETRAGDAVLGLSCLAALAGLRAMKSHLPRAASADPLAARVSYMIVWTTATARNALVVLFAGLVAYSFQVMGSQPLTLTGSVPQGLPPFRLPRFSLAAPNGTIPFETMVEDMGVGLAMVPLMGLLETVVIAKAFASQNNYRIDPNQELLAMGFANILGSFVSSYPITGSFGRTAVNAQSGVCTPAGGLVTGALVLLSLAYLTSLFYYIPKAALAAVIISAVVPMFDAGIFRTLWRVKRLDLVPLCVTFLLCFWEVQYGILAGMLVSGILLLYSIARPSIKVSEGDVLLVQPGSSLHFPAIRCLQDIICSHALAAPSPPRSIILDCCHISSIDYTVVVGLAELLQDLHNHGLSLIFCSLQDPVLQVLLSADLEGFQHFSRREEAEQAGAVALGGGRAAPFTSSSQSSVLPTGFIQ
- the SLC26A11 gene encoding sodium-independent sulfate anion transporter isoform X3, translating into MPGARDCGRSCRCPEVRRRLPVLRWLPRYSLAWLQLDLMAGLVVGLTVVPQALAYAEVAGLPPQYGLYSSFMGCFVYCFLGTAKDVTLGPTAIMSLLVSSYTFHEPVYAVLLTFLSGCIQLAMGLLHLGVLLDFISCPVIKGFTSAASITISFNQVKNILGLQGIPRQFFLQVYETLRRIRETRAGDAVLGLSCLAALAGLRAMKSHLPRAASADPLAARVSYMIVWTTATARNALVVLFAGLVAYSFQVMGSQPLTLTGSVPQGLPPFRLPRFSLAAPNGTIPFETMVEDMGVGLAMVPLMGLLETVVIAKAFASQNNYRIDPNQELLAMGFANILGSFVSSYPITGSFGRTAVNAQSGVCTPAGGLVTGALVLLSLAYLTSLFYYIPKAALAAVIISAVVPMFDAGIFRTLWRVKRLDLVPLCVTFLLCFWEVQYGILAGMLVSGILLLYSIARPSIKVSEGDVLLVQPGSSLHFPAIRCLQDIICSHALAAPSPPRSIILDCCHISSIDYTVVVGLAELLQDLHNHGLSLIFCSLQDPVLQVLLSADLEGFQHFSRREEAEQAGAVALGGGRAAPFTSSSQSSVLPTGFIQ